A genome region from Euphorbia lathyris chromosome 4, ddEupLath1.1, whole genome shotgun sequence includes the following:
- the LOC136226695 gene encoding uncharacterized protein, which translates to MAGVYTRAKKNKRLPPMFRGRPPILNDYSEDETLPPSESQDLSNMDAPQVGWRCISRENSLNDETRAKNTLTPTSRPLLADLRNKRIRASILQVPVPNASLHHCSHPSAFDDMTQNLRKSNMFETIDDTGTRQLQKSRSLPPTLNENNQFDDPRQLDIEANHFNSGSSIPARGLYKGANLDKLTNNRKDKLIVFIPPGKSFRPIGQHERKLASWLGYCARSISESWDQNLAKHRPRLWNMIKDYFDVSPESPNKWKRLEELGKVEQDTPEMKRSKFESYCFSVMRVLFRKWKHELHNKYKQHSSDEERLKHVPRGLSPNDWKDLVTLFGSKDFKAWSSINSDNRKCQKVVASSGPTPFAQVEYDLIDEETGELPDASDVWMATHSILDEEGQNHFRDSESRRLYEEMKRIENEPRNENESDPTPDDVLQQVFGVRSGYVRGKGMGYKASTKGMVCSARKDDVDELKNEVAILTEKLKAQEEREKAQKEREQALEDRFQSYFKVMDAIAAQNSLGTQSQNLERSSQNGSED; encoded by the exons ATGGCAGGCGTTTATACACGCGCAAAGAAGAATAAGAGATTACCTCCAATGTTTAGAGGTCGCCCACCTATCCTTAATGACTATTCTGAGGATGAAACACTTCCACCATCAGAATCTCAAGATTTGAGTAATATGGATGCACCTCAAG TGGGATGGAGATGTATTTCAAGGGAGAACAGTCTTAATGATGAAACTAGAGCTAAAAATACTCTCACACCTACTTCTAGACCATTGCTAGCTG atttaagaaataaaagaattagAGCAAGCATCCTACAAGTACCTGTTCCTAATGCTTCTTTACACCATTGTTCTCATCCATCTGCTTTTg ATGACATGACGCAAAATTTGAGGAAATCCAATATGTTTGAGACGATTGATGACACTGGTACTCGGCAGTTACAAAAGTCTCGTTCTCTACCACCTACTCTTAATGAGAACAATCAATTTGATGACCCTCGCCAATTAGACATTGAGGCAAATCATTTTAATTCAG GCAGTTCTATTCCGGCAAGGGGGCTATACAAGGGAGCGAATCTTGACAAACTCACAAATAATCGTAAGGATAAGTTAATTGTGTTTATCCCTCCTGGGAAATCTTTTAGACCAATTGGACAACACGAGAGAAAGTTAGCATCATGGTTGGGGTATTGTGCTCGATCTATTAGTGAGTCGTGGGATCAAAATTTAGCCAAGCATAGGCCTCGTTTATGGAACATGATTAAG GACTATTTTGATGTTAGTCCTGAGAGTCCTAACAAATGGAAGAGGCTTGAGGAGTTAGGAAAGGTGGAGCAGGATACACCTGAAATGAAAAGATCGAAATTTGAATCTTATTGTTTCTCTGTGATGCGAGTCTTATTTCGCAAGTGGAAACACGagttacataataaatataaacaacATTCTAGTGATGAGGAACGACTGAAACATGTTCCTAGAGGCCTTTCTCCAAATGATTGGAAGGACCTGGTGACGTTGTTTGGGAGTAAAGATTTTAAG GCATGGAGTTCAATTAATTCTGATAATCGTAAATGTCAAAAAGTTGTTGCTTCATCTGGTCCCACCCCTTTTGCACAAGTGGAGTATGATTTG ATCGATGAGGAGACAGGGGAATTGCCAGATGCTTCTGATGTGTGGATGGCCACTCATTCAATATTGGATGAAGAAGGTCAAAATCACTTTCGCGATTCGGAATCAAGAAGGCTATAT GAAGAAATGAAAAGGATTGAGAATGAACCAAGAAATGAAAATGAGTCGGATCCTACACCAGATGATGTTCTACAACAGGTATTTGGAGTTAGGTCCGGATATGTTCGTGGAAAAGGAATGGGATATAAAGCAAGTACTAAGGGAATGGTATGTAGCGCTAGAAAGGATGATGTAGACGAGCTGAAAAATGAGGTGGCAATATTAACGGAGAAATTAAAGGCACAAGAAGAGCGTGAAAAAGCACAAAAAGAGCGGGAACAGGCTCTAGAAGACCGCTTTCAATCATATTTTAAAGTGATGGATGCCATAGCAGCACAAAATAGTTTGGGTACACAAAGTCAGAATTTAGAAAGGAGTTCGCAAAATGGCTCG GAGGATTAA